In Nitrosophilus labii, the following proteins share a genomic window:
- the nadD gene encoding nicotinate (nicotinamide) nucleotide adenylyltransferase — translation MKIAVFGGSFDPIHIGHIRVIEEALKTLDIDLLVVVPAFLNPFKKSFTAPPNLRAKWIKKALMIYKKVKICPFEIENNRPTYMIETVYHLQKLYKPSKIYLIIGADNLKSLHKWYKYKNLKSKVEFVVAKRGREKIPLKYKILNVNVPISATALRKRIIRRFLPKIVADEIVRFYKQRSSKERGCKC, via the coding sequence ATGAAAATAGCAGTTTTCGGCGGAAGTTTTGATCCTATCCATATCGGGCATATCAGGGTTATAGAGGAAGCTCTAAAAACTCTGGATATAGATCTGCTTGTAGTAGTTCCGGCATTTTTAAATCCATTTAAAAAAAGTTTTACTGCCCCTCCAAATCTTAGAGCAAAATGGATAAAAAAAGCTTTAATGATTTATAAAAAAGTTAAAATCTGCCCTTTTGAGATTGAAAACAACAGACCAACATATATGATAGAAACAGTTTATCATCTACAAAAACTATATAAACCTTCAAAAATATATCTAATAATTGGAGCTGATAATCTAAAATCTTTACATAAATGGTACAAATACAAAAATTTAAAATCAAAAGTCGAGTTTGTAGTTGCAAAACGAGGACGAGAAAAAATCCCGTTAAAATATAAAATTTTAAATGTTAATGTTCCTATAAGCGCCACAGCGCTTAGAAAGAGGATAATTAGAAGATTTTTACCGAAAATTGTGGCTGATGAAATAGTTAGATTTTATAAGCAAAGAAGCAGTAAAGAGCGTGGGT